One genomic segment of Balaenoptera musculus isolate JJ_BM4_2016_0621 chromosome 11, mBalMus1.pri.v3, whole genome shotgun sequence includes these proteins:
- the LOC118903643 gene encoding LOW QUALITY PROTEIN: BOLA class I histocompatibility antigen, alpha chain BL3-7-like (The sequence of the model RefSeq protein was modified relative to this genomic sequence to represent the inferred CDS: deleted 1 base in 1 codon; substituted 1 base at 1 genomic stop codon), with translation MRVMAPRTLLLLLSGALALTETWAGSHSLRYFYTGVSRPGRGEPRFIAVGYVDNTQFVRFDSDAPNPRLEPRAPWVEQEGPDYWEEETRISKDDAQTFRANLHIALGYYNQSEAGSHTFQWMYGCDVEPDGRLLRGYCQDAYDGADYIALNEDLRSWTAADAAAQITKRKWEAAGVAEQLRNYLEGTCVEWLLRYLETGKDTLQRADPPKTHVTHHPISDHEVTLRCWALDFXPEEISLTWQRDGEDQTQDMELVETRLSGDRTFQKRAALVVPSGEEQRYTCHVQHEGLQEPLTLRWEPPQPTVPCMCLIVGHGSLVLLVVTGTMVSGAVIWRKKQSGEKGRSYAQAASSDKCPGL, from the exons ATGCGGGTCATGGCGCCGCGAACCCTCCTTCTGCTGCTCTCGGGCGCCCTGGCCCTGACCGAGACCTGGGCGG gctcCCACTCCCTGAGGTATTTCTACACCGGGGTGTCCCGGCCCGGCCGCGGGGAGCCCCGCTTCATCGCCGTCGGCTACGTGGACAACACGCAGTTCGTGCGGTTCGACAGCGACGCCCCGAATCCGAGGCTGGAGCCGCGGGCGCCGTGGGTGGAGCAGGAGGGGCCGGACTATTGGGAGGAGGAGACGCGGATCTCCAAGGACGACGCACAGACTTTCCGAGCGAACCTGCACATCGCGCTCGGCTACTACAACCAGAGCGAGGCCG GGTCTCACACCTTCCAGTGGATGTACGGCTGCGACGTGGAGCCGGACGGTCGCCTCCTCCGCGGGTACTGTCAGGACGCCTACGACGGCGCCGATTACATCGCCCTGAACGAGGACCTGCGCTCCTGGACCGCGGCCGACGCGGCGGCTCAGATCACCAAGCGCAAGTGGGAGGCGGCCGGTGTTGCGGAGCAACTCAGGAACTACCTGGAGGGCACCTGCGTGGAGTGGCTCCTCAGATACCTGGAGACCGGGAAGGACACGCTGCAGCGCGCAG ACCCTCCAAAGACACACGTGACCCATCACCCCATCTCTGACCATGAGGTCACCCTTAGGTGCTGGGCACTGGACTTCTAGCCTGAGGAGATCTCACTGACCTGGCAGCGTGATGGGGAGGATCAGACCCAGGACATGGAGCTTGTGGAGACCAGGCTCTCAGGGGACAGGACCTTCCAGAAGCGGGCAGCCCTGGTGGTGCCTTCTGGAGAGGAGCAGAGATACACGTGCCATGTGCAGCACGAGGGGCTTCAGGAGCCCCTCACCCTGAGATGGG aACCTCCTCAGCCCACCGTCCCCTGCATGTGCCTCATTGTTGGC CATGGCTCATTGGTTCTCTTGGTGGTCACTGGAACTATGGTGTCTGGAGCTGTGATCTGGAGGAAGAAGCAGTCAG GTGAAAAAGGAAGGAGCTACGCTCAGGCTGCAA GCAGTGACAAGTGCCCAGGGCTCTGA